One stretch of Pradoshia sp. D12 DNA includes these proteins:
- the wecB gene encoding non-hydrolyzing UDP-N-acetylglucosamine 2-epimerase: MAQKIKVMTVFGTRPEAIKMAPLVKELEKYPEQIETIVTVTAQHRQMLDQVLDIFDIKPDYDLNIMRDKQTLAGITTRALEGLHEVMGEVKPDMVLVHGDTTTTFVASLAAFYHSIPVGHVEAGLRTHNKYSPYPEEMNRQLTGVLSDLHFSPTYQSKLNLLNENKPEDSIFITGNTAIDALKTTVKESYSHPILDAVGEDRLVLMTAHRRENQGQPMRNMFKAIQHLTEVHENIQVVYPVHLNPVVRELAAEILGENPRIHLIEPLDVIDFHNFASRSYLILTDSGGVQEEAPSLGVPVLVLRDTTERPEGIEAGTLRLAGTDEDVIFNMANELLSDEGAHAEMAKASNPYGDGEASRRIVEAILYYKRERNKRPVDFLSSK; encoded by the coding sequence ATGGCTCAAAAAATAAAGGTAATGACTGTTTTTGGTACAAGGCCGGAAGCGATTAAAATGGCTCCCTTGGTTAAAGAGTTAGAAAAGTATCCAGAGCAAATTGAAACGATTGTTACGGTAACAGCTCAGCATCGTCAAATGCTTGATCAGGTACTTGATATATTTGATATTAAACCGGATTATGATTTGAATATTATGAGAGATAAACAAACATTGGCAGGAATTACGACCCGTGCACTTGAAGGGCTTCACGAGGTAATGGGTGAGGTTAAACCGGATATGGTGCTTGTACATGGTGATACGACAACAACCTTCGTAGCAAGCCTTGCAGCATTTTATCATTCCATCCCGGTTGGGCATGTCGAAGCAGGTTTACGGACACATAATAAATATTCTCCGTATCCTGAGGAAATGAATCGTCAGCTTACTGGAGTCTTAAGTGATTTACATTTTTCACCTACCTATCAATCCAAACTCAATTTGTTAAATGAAAATAAACCGGAGGATTCAATCTTTATCACCGGAAACACAGCGATTGATGCATTGAAAACAACCGTAAAAGAATCCTATTCCCATCCTATTTTAGATGCTGTGGGCGAAGACCGTCTTGTTTTAATGACCGCACATCGCCGGGAGAACCAGGGACAGCCAATGCGTAATATGTTTAAAGCCATTCAGCATTTGACTGAAGTTCACGAGAATATTCAAGTGGTCTATCCTGTCCACTTAAATCCTGTCGTTAGAGAACTGGCAGCTGAAATTTTGGGTGAAAATCCACGAATTCATTTAATTGAACCGTTGGATGTGATTGATTTTCATAACTTTGCATCCAGATCGTATTTAATCCTGACTGATTCAGGCGGTGTTCAGGAAGAAGCTCCATCTCTTGGAGTCCCGGTATTGGTTTTAAGAGACACAACAGAGCGGCCGGAAGGAATAGAAGCCGGTACATTGAGGCTCGCAGGTACAGATGAGGATGTTATATTCAATATGGCAAATGAGCTTTTATCAGATGAAGGGGCGCATGCCGAAATGGCGAAAGCATCCAATCCCTATGGAGATGGGGAAGCATCCAGGCGTATTGTCGAGGCCATTCTCTATTATAAAAGGGAAAGAAACAAAAGACCGGTAGATTTTTTGTCATCTAAGTAG
- a CDS encoding ROK family protein — translation MAWYLVFDIGATSVKYCWMNEIGQISAFNNFSSEGKDGSSILESIKELILQNKDKVSGVAISSAGIIDSTEGKIIKSGAFQDLQDKHIKNWMGDIVPELKVTIENDGNCAVYAEKWLGEAKELDNFISISIGTGVGGGIFLNGKLYRGSELMTGEFGSIYTQSMSGTSKLNSISGIKGVRRRYAAYLGIEMEEVSGEEIFYKYGQGDYGLDRIVSDFYSGLALFISNLHFIINPERIIINGGITLSETFLPMLTSHLKLYGYNDASAICISPLKNRANLVGALYYHLNE, via the coding sequence ATGGCATGGTATCTTGTGTTTGATATAGGGGCAACAAGTGTTAAATATTGCTGGATGAATGAAATAGGACAGATATCTGCATTTAATAATTTTTCTTCTGAAGGGAAAGATGGTTCTTCTATATTAGAAAGTATAAAAGAGCTTATTTTACAAAATAAAGATAAAGTAAGTGGAGTTGCCATAAGCAGCGCAGGTATTATTGACTCAACTGAAGGAAAAATCATAAAGAGTGGAGCGTTTCAGGATCTTCAAGATAAGCATATTAAAAACTGGATGGGTGATATTGTTCCAGAATTGAAAGTAACTATTGAAAACGATGGGAATTGCGCAGTTTACGCGGAAAAGTGGCTGGGAGAAGCTAAAGAGTTAGATAACTTTATCAGTATATCGATCGGTACAGGAGTGGGTGGAGGCATTTTTCTCAATGGTAAATTATATAGAGGAAGCGAGTTAATGACAGGAGAATTTGGATCTATCTATACTCAATCAATGAGTGGAACTTCTAAATTAAATTCAATTTCTGGTATAAAAGGTGTGCGCCGGAGGTATGCTGCTTATTTGGGAATAGAAATGGAAGAGGTATCAGGAGAAGAAATATTTTATAAGTATGGGCAAGGGGATTACGGACTTGACCGAATTGTTTCAGATTTTTACAGCGGCCTTGCCCTCTTTATATCAAATTTACATTTTATCATTAATCCAGAAAGAATTATTATCAACGGAGGCATTACCCTGAGTGAAACCTTCTTACCTATGTTGACATCTCACTTGAAACTTTATGGATATAATGATGCATCAGCAATTTGCATTTCACCTTTAAAAAATCGAGCTAATTTGGTAGGCGCTTTATATTACCATTTGAATGAATGA